Proteins from one Candidatus Bathyarchaeota archaeon genomic window:
- a CDS encoding DNA polymerase II large subunit codes for MIASKKYERYFRKLESELKRVYRVASEARSKGLDPYTRPEPKLSKDLAERVEFLVGPKGVADHIREFGLKMSREEVALKVAEEVVYGVFGKLTGEKAAEQALRTALAIVTEGVTVAPVQGITRVAIKTNDDGSKYLAVYFAGPIRPAGGTEQAFIVVVADFVRKKLGLDRWKPTDKEVMRLIEEVRVYERRIRPFQYQVPDEVLERIIRNLPVEVTGVETDPVEVSSYRDLPRVETNRVRGGALIVLNDGLAGRARKLMKIVEALNIEDWKWIGSVWDSGGNSKSPETMYLDEIIAGRPVFSFPSRIGGFRLRYGRARNTGLAALGVHPATMVILDGFLAVGTQIKVERPSKGGIVASVDSIEPPIVRLRDGSIVRVETVEEALKLRGKVDKILFLGDLLLSFYEFLENKANLLPPGFTEELWAQIFLKALNDKYGSNYERLSEESGIPKDRLRGFVENPFEVKPTGSEALILSRTLDIPLHPRYTYAWEHITIDEFKILRNALLEGEFSRSEDEERIKLKFDPKVKAVLERLLIPHKVVNGQIVIEDGSQVFYECLNPGVAASLDGVTNVLEAIYRVSGLRVKPKFQTFIGARMGRPEKADRRVMKPLVHVLFPVGLKGGSRRNIVVAAEKGLVEVEIVHRVCKRCGLETHKPICPRCGSKTVIKYGCPKCGRPLSRDAVCPSCRIQSAAYRVKRLDLKREFQEALAKMGSPRLDIVKGVVKLMNASRTPEPLEKGILRAKYDLSVFKDGTVRFDMTNAPLTHFKPREIGVSVDKLRELGYDVDIDGKPLRDPDQICELKVQDVILPKKCGDYLVKVARFIDELLEKLYGLPRFYGVKTRDDLVGHLVVGLAPHTSVGVLGRIIGFTDANVCFAHPYWHACKRRDCDGDEDSVMLALDCFINFSAEYLPTQVGGLMDAPLMVTYRINPYEVDSAVHNLDVSEVYPLEFYELCVKEVDARKAKALIDVVEGRLGSERQFEGFRYTHPTSSITAGNIETSYKRLKSMSQKMANQLKLADRIMAVDAAKIAEKVLTTHLLRDITGNLRAFSSQRFRCKRCNASYRRIPLSGKCLKCGGELVLTVYKGNIEKYLNMAEGLVERYRLGEYYRQRLMLIKDEISTLLATDAIKTQTSLSRFM; via the coding sequence ATGATAGCTTCAAAAAAGTATGAAAGATACTTTAGAAAACTGGAATCCGAGCTTAAAAGAGTCTATCGAGTAGCCTCAGAGGCTAGGTCTAAAGGCCTTGACCCGTATACAAGACCTGAGCCTAAGCTTTCGAAAGACCTCGCTGAGAGGGTGGAGTTCTTAGTCGGTCCTAAGGGTGTAGCCGATCATATAAGAGAATTCGGTTTGAAAATGTCCAGAGAGGAGGTGGCTTTAAAAGTCGCTGAAGAGGTGGTCTACGGAGTTTTCGGCAAACTCACGGGGGAAAAAGCTGCCGAGCAGGCTTTAAGGACGGCTTTAGCTATCGTAACGGAGGGCGTAACGGTCGCACCGGTTCAGGGTATAACACGTGTCGCTATAAAGACTAACGACGATGGTTCTAAGTATCTAGCAGTCTACTTCGCCGGTCCGATAAGGCCAGCCGGTGGAACAGAGCAGGCGTTCATAGTCGTCGTGGCGGATTTTGTGAGGAAGAAGCTTGGATTAGACCGGTGGAAGCCGACGGATAAGGAGGTCATGCGTCTCATAGAGGAGGTCAGGGTCTATGAGCGGCGGATAAGGCCCTTTCAGTATCAGGTTCCAGATGAGGTCTTGGAGAGAATAATCCGGAACCTACCGGTCGAGGTAACGGGTGTAGAGACGGACCCCGTGGAAGTATCCTCTTACCGAGACCTTCCTAGGGTAGAGACTAACAGGGTTAGAGGCGGTGCTTTGATCGTACTTAACGATGGGCTAGCAGGTAGGGCTAGAAAGCTTATGAAAATAGTTGAAGCGTTGAACATCGAGGACTGGAAGTGGATAGGAAGTGTATGGGACTCCGGTGGCAACAGTAAAAGCCCCGAGACTATGTATCTTGACGAGATAATCGCCGGTAGACCTGTGTTTAGCTTCCCTTCTAGGATCGGGGGTTTCAGGCTGAGATATGGGCGGGCTAGAAACACGGGTTTAGCTGCCTTAGGTGTCCATCCGGCTACGATGGTTATACTGGACGGATTCCTAGCAGTCGGCACGCAGATAAAGGTTGAGAGACCTAGCAAAGGCGGTATAGTCGCCTCTGTAGACTCTATAGAGCCCCCGATTGTACGGCTTAGAGACGGCTCTATCGTCAGGGTTGAGACGGTCGAGGAGGCTTTAAAGCTTAGAGGAAAGGTCGATAAAATCCTCTTCTTAGGAGACCTTCTGCTGAGCTTCTACGAGTTTCTAGAGAATAAAGCTAACCTTCTTCCACCTGGCTTCACAGAGGAGCTTTGGGCTCAGATTTTTCTAAAGGCCTTAAACGATAAGTACGGTTCTAACTATGAGAGGCTTAGCGAGGAATCCGGGATTCCTAAAGACCGGCTTAGAGGGTTTGTCGAAAACCCGTTTGAGGTCAAACCGACTGGCTCAGAAGCTCTAATCCTATCGAGGACGTTGGACATACCTCTGCATCCACGTTATACCTATGCTTGGGAGCACATTACGATCGACGAGTTTAAAATCCTGAGAAATGCGCTTCTCGAGGGTGAATTCTCTCGGTCAGAAGATGAAGAACGTATCAAGTTGAAATTCGACCCCAAGGTTAAGGCGGTTCTTGAAAGGCTTCTGATACCGCATAAGGTTGTAAACGGGCAGATCGTTATAGAGGATGGGTCGCAGGTGTTCTATGAATGTCTGAATCCCGGTGTGGCGGCTTCTTTAGATGGAGTAACAAACGTTTTAGAGGCCATATACAGGGTCTCCGGTTTAAGGGTTAAACCTAAGTTCCAGACGTTCATAGGCGCTAGGATGGGTAGACCAGAGAAGGCGGACCGACGTGTTATGAAGCCGCTCGTTCACGTACTCTTTCCTGTAGGCCTCAAAGGTGGTTCTAGAAGAAACATAGTCGTGGCCGCCGAGAAGGGACTAGTGGAGGTTGAGATCGTCCACCGTGTATGTAAACGGTGCGGGTTAGAGACGCATAAACCCATATGCCCAAGATGTGGTAGCAAGACCGTTATTAAATACGGCTGTCCCAAGTGCGGTAGGCCACTAAGCAGAGACGCTGTATGTCCATCTTGTAGAATACAGTCGGCCGCCTATAGAGTTAAACGCTTAGACTTGAAGAGGGAGTTTCAAGAAGCCTTAGCTAAGATGGGTTCTCCAAGACTTGACATCGTCAAGGGAGTAGTCAAACTTATGAACGCCAGTAGAACTCCTGAACCACTCGAGAAGGGGATCTTAAGGGCTAAATACGATTTATCCGTTTTCAAAGACGGTACGGTAAGGTTTGATATGACAAACGCGCCTCTAACCCATTTTAAACCTAGGGAGATAGGGGTGTCGGTTGATAAGCTTAGAGAGCTGGGTTATGATGTAGATATAGACGGAAAGCCGCTTAGAGACCCCGATCAGATATGTGAACTTAAGGTTCAAGATGTGATTCTACCAAAGAAGTGCGGTGACTACCTCGTTAAAGTGGCGCGTTTCATAGACGAGCTTCTGGAGAAGTTATACGGTCTACCTCGGTTTTACGGGGTTAAAACCAGAGATGATTTAGTGGGTCATCTCGTCGTCGGATTAGCTCCGCATACATCCGTAGGGGTTCTCGGGAGGATAATAGGCTTCACAGATGCGAACGTTTGTTTTGCGCATCCTTACTGGCATGCGTGTAAGAGGCGAGACTGCGACGGTGACGAGGACTCAGTCATGCTCGCCTTAGACTGCTTTATAAATTTCTCGGCCGAGTATCTGCCTACTCAGGTAGGCGGTCTCATGGATGCGCCATTGATGGTCACTTACAGGATAAACCCCTACGAGGTGGACTCGGCGGTTCATAACTTAGACGTATCCGAGGTCTATCCGCTCGAATTCTACGAGTTATGCGTTAAGGAGGTGGATGCTAGAAAGGCTAAGGCTCTAATAGATGTGGTCGAAGGTAGATTGGGCTCGGAGAGGCAGTTCGAGGGGTTCAGATATACGCATCCTACGTCTAGTATAACGGCTGGAAACATCGAGACGAGCTATAAGAGGCTTAAGAGCATGAGTCAGAAGATGGCTAATCAGCTTAAGCTTGCAGATAGGATCATGGCGGTCGATGCGGCTAAGATAGCTGAGAAGGTTCTAACGACTCATTTGCTTAGGGATATAACCGGGAACCTTAGGGCTTTCTCATCCCAGAGGTTCAGGTGTAAACGCTGTAACGCAAGCTACCGTAGGATACCGTTAAGCGGTAAGTGTCTAAAATGTGGCGGCGAGCTTGTTCTAACGGTATATAAAGGGAACATCGAAAAGTATCTGAACATGGCCGAGGGCTTGGTCGAACGATATAGGCTTGGGGAATACTATCGGCAGAGACTTATGCTGATCAAGGACGAGATATCCACCCTCTTAGCCACTGATGCTATAAAGACGCAGACAAGCCTAAGCAGGTTCATGTAG
- a CDS encoding TRAM domain-containing protein, translating to MERRFRRRRPASGGFRPVKPIPVAVGEEYDVEIESLGSRGDGIARIEGFVIFVRGTKVGDKLRVKIDSVSRRFAVAVPVAGSGEE from the coding sequence ATGGAAAGAAGGTTCAGGCGTAGGCGACCGGCGAGCGGTGGATTTAGGCCTGTTAAACCAATACCAGTCGCCGTGGGCGAAGAGTATGATGTCGAGATAGAGAGCTTAGGTAGCAGAGGCGATGGCATAGCTAGGATAGAGGGCTTCGTGATATTCGTGAGAGGCACTAAAGTCGGTGACAAGCTCAGGGTTAAGATAGATTCTGTCAGCCGAAGGTTTGCCGTAGCTGTACCGGTCGCTGGAAGCGGAGAGGAGTAG
- a CDS encoding radical SAM protein, with protein sequence MAFILKHGQVKRCKMCGLESALVSSHLGVCLNCIRENPREALEIALKAHKSSRAYYGLPPEPPRNPAGIKCNLCANECSIGEGETGFCGLRWVKDGRLESYVSSETSLLHYYLDPHVTNCCSAWFCPAGTGAGYPDYAYVRGPEYGYYNLALFFYGCNFDCLFCQNYSHKRIENAPVVTVRQLVDETLTNPRISCWCFFGGSPEPQLPFAVRASEEVLKELKSNRILRICFEWNGCGNKTLVKKAGELSFRSGGNIKFDLKAHSDLLNIVLTGVSNRRAYENFEMLFHEFYTERPGLPVLTATTLLVPGYVDSQEVEGIAKFLADLDPEIPYSLLIFHPDYMMRDLPITPVSQVVECYKAARRHLKNVNVGNLHLIGFSSMNGFREAYGLL encoded by the coding sequence ATGGCTTTCATATTAAAACATGGACAGGTTAAACGGTGTAAGATGTGCGGTTTAGAATCAGCTCTCGTTTCTAGCCACCTGGGAGTGTGTCTAAACTGTATACGTGAAAACCCCAGAGAAGCCTTAGAAATCGCTTTAAAGGCTCATAAATCCTCTAGGGCCTATTATGGGCTTCCTCCCGAGCCTCCTAGAAACCCGGCTGGAATTAAGTGTAACTTATGCGCTAACGAATGTAGTATAGGAGAGGGAGAAACCGGTTTCTGCGGTTTAAGATGGGTTAAGGACGGGCGTCTAGAGTCATACGTGAGTTCTGAGACTTCGCTTCTTCACTATTACCTGGACCCCCATGTAACAAATTGCTGCAGTGCATGGTTCTGCCCAGCCGGAACAGGAGCTGGCTATCCTGACTATGCCTACGTTAGAGGACCGGAATATGGATACTATAACCTTGCACTGTTCTTCTATGGATGCAACTTCGACTGCCTCTTCTGCCAGAACTACTCACATAAGAGGATCGAGAATGCTCCGGTAGTGACTGTTAGACAACTCGTGGATGAGACCCTAACTAACCCGAGAATATCCTGCTGGTGCTTCTTCGGGGGCTCGCCTGAACCTCAGCTTCCTTTCGCCGTGAGAGCATCAGAAGAGGTCTTAAAGGAGCTTAAATCTAATAGAATATTGAGGATATGTTTTGAGTGGAACGGCTGTGGCAACAAGACGCTTGTCAAGAAAGCTGGCGAATTATCCTTCCGGTCGGGTGGGAATATAAAGTTTGACCTTAAAGCTCACAGCGACCTCTTGAATATAGTTTTAACCGGTGTCTCAAACAGGAGGGCTTACGAGAACTTTGAGATGCTGTTTCATGAGTTCTACACAGAACGACCGGGTCTACCGGTTCTAACGGCTACTACGCTTCTCGTACCGGGTTACGTAGACTCACAGGAGGTCGAAGGCATAGCGAAGTTTCTTGCAGATTTAGACCCTGAAATCCCGTACAGTCTACTCATCTTCCACCCAGATTACATGATGCGAGACCTGCCTATAACCCCTGTTAGCCAGGTCGTTGAATGCTATAAAGCAGCTCGACGACATCTTAAAAACGTTAACGTAGGAAATCTCCATCTTATAGGTTTCTCGTCTATGAATGGATTTAGAGAAGCCTATGGGCTTCTTTAG
- a CDS encoding DNA-directed DNA polymerase II small subunit, producing MRSRVSAKKHRIMKAVLEHGLQIEPEALEELEKLESSVLDEVLEKVLARVAERKGFIVRLSDFKSLLKPERREVQVSVAVRRISAKDIETRVEVLFDPTDRLSGGASVEDFYRYFRSRFEKLKRILRRRMDVRGSIPISEVLKSREKSRVKFIGMVTEKAKRRGYRFQIEDPEASITVVVPENADRKVLDKAEMILQDQVICVSGVKLSSDLVLADDLIFPDVPEHRAQTSDEEVYAALISDIHVGSKFFMDKQFERFLRWLNGMEGAPPFRRLAGKVKYLLVCGDVVDGVGIYPGQERELAIDNLIQQYEYAAKYLDMVPDHIEVIVIPGNHDASRQALPQPAIFRKYAEPLYNLDNVRILGNPCIVSIHGVKTLMYHGRSLDDVLAHIHGLSFQEPDRAMELLLKARHLAPMYGQRTAIAPEGGDYLVIEEPPAVFHSGHVHVARHRYYRGVLITNSGAWQEQTEYQKKNGLKPLPGVVPVVNLKTLQLLYIDFRKPSLEATAEPPIS from the coding sequence ATGCGTTCTAGAGTCTCGGCGAAGAAGCATAGGATCATGAAAGCTGTACTAGAGCATGGACTACAGATAGAACCTGAGGCTTTAGAAGAACTTGAGAAACTAGAATCCTCGGTCTTAGATGAGGTGTTAGAGAAGGTTTTAGCGAGAGTTGCCGAGAGAAAGGGATTCATAGTAAGGCTTAGCGATTTCAAATCTCTTCTCAAACCCGAGAGAAGAGAGGTTCAGGTATCTGTAGCCGTCAGACGCATATCGGCTAAAGACATAGAGACAAGGGTTGAGGTGTTATTTGATCCCACCGATAGACTCTCAGGTGGAGCAAGCGTAGAGGATTTTTACAGGTACTTCAGAAGCCGGTTCGAGAAGCTTAAGAGGATCCTACGTAGGAGAATGGACGTTAGAGGTAGTATCCCCATCTCCGAGGTTTTGAAGAGCCGTGAGAAAAGCCGTGTTAAATTCATAGGTATGGTCACTGAGAAGGCTAAGCGACGTGGGTATAGGTTTCAGATAGAGGACCCTGAAGCATCTATAACGGTCGTGGTGCCTGAGAACGCCGATAGAAAGGTATTGGATAAAGCCGAGATGATCTTACAAGACCAAGTGATCTGCGTATCTGGTGTTAAACTTTCCAGTGACCTGGTTCTGGCAGATGACCTGATATTTCCAGATGTACCGGAGCATAGAGCTCAAACGAGCGACGAAGAGGTTTACGCAGCGCTCATATCCGATATTCACGTCGGTAGCAAGTTCTTCATGGATAAACAATTCGAACGATTCCTCAGGTGGCTAAACGGTATGGAGGGGGCTCCACCGTTCAGGAGGCTGGCTGGCAAGGTTAAGTACCTGCTAGTGTGTGGAGATGTGGTTGACGGTGTCGGCATCTATCCTGGTCAGGAAAGAGAATTGGCCATAGATAACTTGATACAGCAATATGAATACGCCGCCAAATACCTCGATATGGTTCCAGACCACATAGAAGTTATCGTCATACCTGGAAACCACGATGCTTCTAGACAAGCGCTCCCCCAACCTGCTATATTCAGAAAGTACGCCGAGCCTCTCTATAATTTAGATAACGTCAGGATCTTAGGCAACCCTTGTATAGTGTCTATACACGGGGTTAAAACGCTGATGTACCATGGAAGAAGCCTAGACGATGTTCTTGCTCATATACACGGCTTGAGCTTTCAAGAACCCGATAGAGCTATGGAGCTTCTCCTAAAAGCTAGACATCTAGCACCTATGTATGGTCAAAGAACAGCTATAGCTCCTGAAGGGGGGGATTATCTTGTTATAGAAGAACCCCCCGCGGTTTTTCATTCAGGACATGTCCACGTTGCTAGACACAGATACTATAGAGGTGTTTTGATAACAAACTCAGGTGCATGGCAGGAGCAGACGGAATATCAGAAGAAGAACGGTCTGAAACCTCTACCAGGTGTAGTTCCAGTAGTCAACCTGAAAACCCTTCAGCTACTATACATAGACTTTAGGAAGCCTAGTCTAGAAGCGACGGCTGAACCTCCTATAAGCTAG
- a CDS encoding geranylgeranylglyceryl/heptaprenylglyceryl phosphate synthase, which yields MVQAGRVEKYLVEKIRDEGAIHIPLIDPEKASPEKAADISLMAEEAGSAAIMVGGSTVAAIPKLNSVIKCIKERVSIPVILFPNNLAGISPYADAIWFMSLLNSLNPYYIIGAQVLGASAVKEYGLEPIPMAYIIVGDGGAAGFIGQAQPIPYDKPDVTALYALAAQYLGMRFIYLEAGSGAVKPVPVKMVSLVRNMIDIPLIVGGGLRNVKAVEDRVCAGADIVVTGTVIEEALDVKESISMFVNAVRRGFQKRRGE from the coding sequence ATGGTTCAAGCCGGGAGAGTCGAAAAATACCTTGTAGAAAAAATAAGGGATGAAGGTGCGATACATATCCCCCTCATAGACCCTGAGAAGGCTTCTCCTGAGAAAGCAGCCGATATAAGTTTGATGGCTGAGGAGGCAGGGTCTGCCGCTATTATGGTCGGAGGGTCGACTGTAGCGGCCATACCTAAGCTGAATAGCGTGATCAAGTGTATAAAGGAAAGAGTTTCGATCCCCGTTATACTGTTCCCAAATAATCTCGCAGGTATAAGCCCATATGCAGATGCCATATGGTTTATGTCCCTTCTAAACTCGTTAAACCCCTACTACATCATAGGTGCTCAGGTCTTAGGAGCTTCAGCGGTTAAAGAATATGGTCTAGAACCCATACCTATGGCTTACATAATAGTCGGAGATGGCGGCGCTGCTGGTTTCATAGGTCAAGCTCAACCCATACCTTACGATAAGCCAGATGTCACGGCTTTATATGCTTTGGCAGCACAGTATCTGGGTATGCGATTTATCTATCTGGAGGCGGGTTCAGGAGCTGTGAAGCCTGTTCCCGTAAAAATGGTGTCGCTTGTTCGAAACATGATCGATATCCCCCTTATAGTCGGAGGTGGTTTAAGAAACGTTAAGGCCGTCGAAGATAGGGTGTGTGCAGGAGCCGATATAGTCGTAACCGGAACAGTTATCGAAGAAGCGCTAGACGTAAAGGAGTCTATCTCCATGTTTGTGAACGCGGTGAGAAGAGGTTTCCAGAAAAGACGTGGTGAATAG
- a CDS encoding Lrp/AsnC family transcriptional regulator, protein MVRNSDLKIIRILQENSRTPFLRIAKALGVSEAAVRKRVKKLEREGVIKRYTIEVNPVKLGFEIVAFIGVDTRPEYYIPTLETLKDLDEVVSLYSSSGDHMMLLECWFKTSEELADFVRRLNSMEGVIRVCPAIILKKLK, encoded by the coding sequence ATGGTTCGAAATTCGGACCTCAAGATCATACGGATACTTCAGGAAAACTCTAGAACACCATTTCTTAGGATCGCGAAAGCCCTCGGAGTAAGTGAAGCAGCCGTGAGAAAAAGGGTGAAGAAGCTTGAGAGAGAGGGTGTGATAAAGAGGTACACGATAGAAGTCAACCCTGTTAAACTAGGGTTTGAAATAGTCGCGTTCATAGGAGTAGATACTAGACCCGAGTACTACATTCCGACATTGGAGACGTTGAAAGACCTAGACGAAGTAGTGAGCCTGTATTCTTCAAGCGGAGATCACATGATGCTTCTCGAATGCTGGTTTAAGACCTCAGAAGAACTCGCAGACTTCGTTAGACGATTGAACTCTATGGAAGGAGTTATCCGAGTATGCCCAGCGATAATACTCAAGAAGCTTAAATGA
- a CDS encoding cysteine hydrolase, which translates to MQKDFAYPDGKLYVPGSEKIIPSIKKLLDRARANGVRVVYTQDWHPENSPEFKIWPKHCVAGSRGAEIVDELEPKPNELIIRKETYDAFYKTELERHLKEASIENVIVTGVVANICVLHTAGSAALRGFKIVLPVDCTVALNDFDYQLTLRQVSFLYKGTITRSDLIFFKG; encoded by the coding sequence ATGCAGAAGGATTTCGCATATCCTGACGGAAAACTATATGTCCCAGGCTCAGAAAAAATAATACCGTCCATAAAGAAGCTACTGGATAGGGCTAGAGCCAACGGCGTGAGAGTTGTTTACACCCAGGACTGGCATCCAGAGAACTCCCCCGAGTTCAAGATATGGCCTAAACATTGTGTTGCGGGAAGTCGGGGAGCCGAGATAGTAGACGAGCTTGAACCCAAGCCGAACGAGCTTATAATTAGGAAAGAGACTTATGATGCTTTCTACAAGACCGAGCTCGAGAGGCATCTCAAAGAGGCGTCTATAGAGAACGTGATCGTGACTGGTGTCGTAGCAAACATATGTGTGCTTCACACCGCAGGTAGCGCTGCTTTAAGAGGGTTTAAAATCGTACTACCGGTCGACTGCACAGTCGCTTTAAACGACTTTGACTACCAGTTGACGTTGAGACAGGTGTCGTTCCTCTATAAGGGGACTATAACGAGAAGTGATCTCATATTCTTCAAAGGCTAA
- a CDS encoding DUF2153 family protein, giving the protein MTFYRYVDYLLKERKNLEEKLKTMSKAEMIRFGRQLIATYQQSLKGFDEWFTNYGIMEKMEPELVRDIVLNLMNIGFELLRYDRDVTMMWLEREQKELKRKKEEEERKRQTSII; this is encoded by the coding sequence ATGACCTTTTACAGGTATGTAGACTATTTGTTAAAAGAGAGGAAGAACTTGGAGGAGAAGCTTAAGACTATGAGTAAAGCCGAGATGATACGGTTTGGTAGGCAGCTTATAGCGACCTACCAGCAGAGCCTTAAAGGCTTTGACGAGTGGTTTACAAACTATGGTATAATGGAGAAGATGGAGCCTGAACTCGTGCGGGATATCGTTCTCAACCTTATGAATATAGGTTTCGAGCTTCTCAGATATGATAGAGATGTAACGATGATGTGGCTCGAGAGGGAGCAGAAGGAGCTTAAACGTAAAAAGGAAGAAGAGGAGAGGAAGAGGCAAACCTCGATAATCTAA
- a CDS encoding zinc ribbon domain-containing protein: protein MRPREPRDKSTKVMLIAGIVMIASVFVPWTMIIGESNYYRKGAGFVKETFTVFEFPLVAYIYYTMNGEVTQGWIEIFPVRSIAAVMVFVSGLLIMRVARRRKTNARMLTIAVILGLAAPTLFASVDNVTVSLLQASDFSQSYSIIPLGVVLPIVAGGIALYHILKELPSIEAAPPTRIPGVYMAYRCPVCGYPITRDYLYCPNCGSRIPREITG, encoded by the coding sequence TTGAGACCGAGAGAGCCACGTGATAAGTCTACAAAGGTCATGTTGATCGCTGGCATCGTGATGATAGCTTCTGTATTCGTCCCTTGGACGATGATAATCGGCGAGTCTAACTACTATAGAAAAGGTGCTGGTTTTGTAAAGGAGACGTTCACAGTTTTCGAGTTTCCTCTGGTCGCTTACATATACTATACGATGAACGGGGAAGTCACTCAAGGATGGATCGAGATATTTCCAGTAAGGTCGATCGCCGCTGTTATGGTATTCGTAAGCGGTCTTCTCATAATGAGGGTCGCTAGACGCAGAAAAACCAACGCCCGTATGCTGACCATAGCTGTCATACTGGGTTTAGCAGCACCTACCTTGTTCGCAAGCGTGGATAACGTTACGGTGAGTCTACTTCAGGCTTCAGACTTCTCGCAGTCGTATTCGATAATACCGCTCGGCGTCGTTCTCCCTATAGTCGCTGGAGGCATAGCGCTGTATCATATACTTAAAGAACTCCCATCTATCGAAGCGGCTCCGCCTACACGTATTCCCGGGGTCTATATGGCCTATAGATGTCCGGTATGCGGATATCCTATAACCAGAGATTACCTATATTGTCCAAACTGCGGCAGTAGAATACCACGTGAAATAACAGGGTAG